ATAGCACAATTTGGAAAGGTTCTACTTTACAGATGCCTTTTTGAAGCTTATATAGGCTACGTTGACTTACAGGAGCCGAACACAGAATCCAGCCCTTGATGTAAAATCAATGTCTGAAATACAAATTTTACTGCCAAAAAGTTTTTCCCCTCACAGAGCATTTGTAAAGAATCTCTATTGTATTTCCCCGCCAAATTGTTCATCCGTTTATTTCCTCCTGCCTGTTCAGGTGAAAGTGGTGAGCCTTACACTGGACTTGGCCCAAATGGACCTGTACATCTTAGGCAGGGCTGACCACTTCATTGGAAACTGCGTGTCCTCCTTCTCCGCCTTCGTGAAGAGGGAGCGGGACGTCCGCGGCCTCCCATCCTCTTTCTTTGGCATGGACCAGCCCGGGGTATCGAATCCCAAAGAAGAACTGTGAGCACGAGGGTGACGTCCCGCCGAGTGGGAGTGAGCAGAAGGCAGAGAGGATTTATACGAGACGCAATGGTCCATAAAGGCCCGTCTTTTGAATGAGTTTTAGGCTGTGAGGAAATATGATCAATGCTGTACTATTTTTGTCTGATCCCTGCTTTAAAATCCAGTATGTGTTTTTAAGCCTCGACCACCCGTTTGTGTTCACTATACTGAAGATGTTTTTCTAGTCACAGAAACCTATTTTCCCCATTTAATTTAGCTGCTGCCACAGTCTGCGTAAAGTCGCGAAATTTAGCAGGAGCTCTGGTGAACCCGGGAAAAGAAGCGCAGCGGTAGCGGTCATGTTCTCCCCCACCTGTCCAGCCCTCCTTGCCTTTCACAACTTGCGCTCTTTTTCTCCGCCCTCCATTCCAAGGAGGGCTCAGTAAACTGATCCTCCTCCACATACTAATTATAGGGAGTAAAAAAGGagaccctctctccctctcaaatCATCATGATCAAAACACTAATTAAAATATGTAAAGTTTCACCATTTTTTTAAGAGATAGTATTGTCATTTGTGAATGTCAACAAATGTTTCAGGGATAATTTGGGGAAGATGGAAGCAGTTGATTTGCACAGGCTGATATGATTAAGTGCAGGTGGGGATGTTTGGCAAGATAACTGCACTCAATTTAAAGCTGAATGGTTTCTATAAATTGTTTTCACAATAAAGGGATGCAGAGTCATTTTTGAATAACCAGCAGCCGGTCTCCCTTCCTGACTGGAAGCTTAGTTGCGAGTACAGTTGAATCAGCTGATGTACTAAGCTCTGTCGGAGAGACCTGGTTGCCAGATATGCTCAGGATACCGTACACGTGTGTGCTTCACAATGGATGTATTTGGGCTAAACAACTCGTTAATCAAAGGTTTTTAGTGACCGAATAAACTGCCTAACCGAAATATGTACGTTCACTCCGATCTCCCCATGTGGAAGTGCTAATATTTTTTCACACGCATACTCTGAGAGGAGGGATGCAGTGTTGAGTCTGGCAACTACGTCACCGGGACCGCTGTGTGGATGAGCAGTGGCTAACGGCTGACTGGGAGTTCTGGATTAGCTAACGTTCGCCATTGGTAAAAAGGACATTAGTCTTTCAGGTGGACTGTTGTGTTTATGTTGCATGGACCTAATGCGCCCCCAGGCagcgtgtttttcttctttttatttacgTCGATATGTTGCATTGATGTATTGCCCTCGCTGCTAGCGTTAGCCAGGTAAATCGATGCTACCAGCCCCGTAGCTCAGGTTACCTAACGTAGTGTTTGCCGTTGCTAGGCCGGTCTAGTTGGCAAGTTATGGGCTACATTTGAGTGGCTAACGTCGGTTAGCTGAGCTAACCTTTACTTTGTAAAATGCTAACATGAACGGAGCCCCTCTAACACAATGGGTTATTAACATGCCATTCATGGCAGTAGTTGCTTAATTGCCTGGAATTCCAACGCCGACTGAAGTGAAGCTAGATGATAGTTGCCTGTTAACAGCCTTCATTTATGTGGGATAACGGCAGCTAACGCTAGCGGGCTGGCAATGGCATAACTCAAAACAGTGGAACGTTTTCCTTAATGTTCTGCGCCTCACTGTCTCTGAATAATGTATTCATTCGAATCCAATCGTTTTAACATAATGAGCTCTCacgcttttttttcatttgtaaaaattCAATGTTCGTTCGGTAAATTGTACCAGGGAGTATAGAACTGCTGCAACCTGCTAGCTACGCAATCCTGTCTGTCAACAGACTGTGTATGTACACATGTGTGGGAGGCGTTGGCCCTCCCCATGTTAAGTCCTCATGATAATTTCCTCAGCAGGTCGTCATTGAACGTGTCTTCTCCAACAGTGTCTGATGTGGGCCCCTGTGTTGGTGAACTGGTCCTGAAGCTGCACCCGTAGGACGGTGCCTACTAAGGGCCGAGGTGCTCTCCAACATGTCCAAGAGCAAGAGCTCCGAGTCGGTCAAGGTGGTGGTCCGTTGTCGGCCCATGAATGAAAAAGAGCTGGCAGCCAACTTTCAAAGCGTGGTCGGGGTCGACGTCAAGTTGGGCCAAATCGTGGTCAGGAACCCCAGGGAGGCCTTGGCTGGTGAACACCCAAAGGTCTTCACCTTTGATTCAGTCTATGACTGGAACTCCAAACAAATAGATTTATACGATGAAACCTTCAGGCCTCTGGTGGACTCTGTACTTCTCGGTTTCAACGGGACCATTTTTGCCTACGGGCAGACCGGTACGGGGAAAACATACACTATGGAGGGGGTGAGAAACGATATAGAGAAGAGAGGGGTGATTCCAAACTCCTTTGAGCACATCTTCACTCACATTTCCCGCTCTCAGAATCAGCAGTATCTGGTGAGAGCGTCGTATCTCGAAATTTACCAGGAGGAGATCAAAGACCTGCTCTCAAAAGACCAGACGCGTCGCCTGGAGCTCCGAGAGCGGCCCGACACCGGCGTGTACGTCAAGGACCTCTCGTCATTTGTCACCAAGAGCGTGCGGGAGATCGAACACGTCATGAACGTGGGCAACCAGAACCGCTCGGTGGGTGCCACAAACATGAACGAGCACAGCTCTCGCTCGCACGCCATCTTCGTCATCACCGTGGAGTGCAGCGAGCTGGATGACGACGGGGAGAACCACATCAGAGTTGGCAAACTGAACCTGGTCGATTTGGCTGGCAGTGAACGGCAGACCAAGACCGGTGCTCAGGGAGAGAGGCTTAAAGAAGCAACCAAGATCAACCTGTCCCTTTCAGCGCTGGGCAACGTCATCTCGTCTCTGGTGGACGGCAGGAGCAGCCACATCCCCTACCGCGATTCCAAACTCACCCGTCTGCTGCAGGACTCCCTGGGGGGCAACGCCCGCACGGTCATGGTCGCCAACATCGGTCCGGCGTCCTACAACGTGGAGGAGACGCTGACGACGCTACGCTATTCCAACAGGGCGAAGAACATCAAGAACAAACCGCACATCAACGAGGACCCCAAGGACGCCCTGCTCCGGGAGTTCCAGGAGGAGATCGCCAGGCTGAAGGAGCAGCTGCAAAAGCGCtcggggaggaagaaaaagcggagggggaggagaagggacgGGAGCGACGgggaggacctggaggacggagagacggaggaggacaaCGAGGACGGGGACGACAAAGGGGTTTACTGGcgggagcagcaggagaagctggagaggGAAAGGAAGGCCATTATGGAGGATCACAGTCTGGTGGCTGAGGAGAAAGTTCTGCTGCTtaaggaaaaagagaagaagatggaAGATTTGAAGAAGGAGCGTGAAGCCGGAGAGATGCTTTCAGCCAAAGTGAAGGTAAGACGATTTAATCAGACTGTTTCTATACATCCAATATGCATCGGGTGGATTTTTGATTATAAGATGAGGTACAGGATAAAAATCGATCGGGTTCATACACACAAGCAGTCAAATTATTTTCTCCCCAACGTCACTCCAAGTGGTTTCACTAATTGTCCCTCTTTCTTCTGAATCCAGGCGATGGAGAGTAAGCTTCTGGTAGGGGGGAAGAACATCGTTGATCACACCAACGAGCAACAGAAAATGCTGGAGCTGAGGAGGCAGGAGATCGCTGAGCAGGTATACTGAACATCTGTAGTAAGACGTCACATAGCAGGCAACCAGGGGGTCCCTGTGGGATCCAGCTGACTATTGGTAGGTttcacagcagcaggtgtggATTATAGTTGAATCTGTCTCCGAACTGACGGATCTAGACTTGTTACTTCTACAACAATAAAATCAAGCTAACTTCCTAAGAGGAGGACAATTGCGGTTAATTCTTTACGCTCGCATAGCAATGACGACACATTCtcttatgtatatattattcttatatgtatgtatgtatgcgtCCACTTTGGCCTGGTTATGTGCTAGTTGTGCATTCTGGTGTGCCATTGCTCGTTTTTTTCGACGCCGCTGAAAGCAGAAAGCTACCCACCATTCCAAACGTGCGCGTTTCTGTGCTTCCAGAAACGTCGGGAGCGGgagatgcagcagcagatggacAACCGCGACGAAGAGACGCTGGAGCTGAAGGAGACCTACAGCTCTCTGCAGCAAGAGGTCGACATCAAAACCAAGAAGCTGAAGAAGGTAGCTCCCTCCACTCTGCTATGAGACACATatttaatatgtatgtatgtatgtatgtatatatctgCATTGGGTCAGGTACTATTTTTATCAGGTGATATCTGCCAGCATACACtttttgcttcattttttttctctatttgcaTAACCTTTAAATGCTCATAACATCTGTCCAATGTTTAAGGCAAATTCTAAAGCGTGGTATTGTAAAAGTCCTCGTAGTAAGGGAACACTctcctcccccagctgtttgCCAAGCTGCAGGCGGTGAAGGCAGAAATCCACGACATCCAGGAGGCTCACATCAACGAGCGCCAGGAGCTGGAACAGACCCAGAACGAGCTCACCAGGGACCTCAAACTCAAGTAAGGAACCTGCAGGAGACACTCGAGAGGACGCAGCATACTGAACGGGGCTGCTAACGTCAACTAGCTCCCCTCCTGTCAGTTTGAACATCGATGGATCGTTTTCAATTAGAAAGCAGTACATTTGATTTGATCACATGTTTTACTAAACACTGACGGATAACTGTTGTTAGTACAACTTTATTTACTGCTGCGACAACGTTAATCAGCGGTTTACGCACCTGCCAATCGGGATGGATTGCTGGATGTATGATGAGGGAATATTAGTTTAAACAAGTTCCCTGTCTCTCGTAGGCCGAGGAAAACATGTTAAGGGACATAACTAATTGGGATGTGAAATGAGTCTGACTTAATTCTCCGGCCATGTGGGCCAGCCTTAACGGGAAGTGTGCTGCTACATGGAGTAGATGGTAGGTAGTCTGCTGAAACCCGCAGGAGAACCAGCACAGGAGCAGTTGAAGTGTGGCTCTATTTAGGAAGATAGATGTGCCGCTTCACTTTGATGTCGGCAGCCCTTTGAAACGAGTAGCTTCCATGGGCTCTCTTCACAGCTGCATATCTACTGCTGATTGTACCAACTAAGTGTGTATTAGTTGTGTGAACTATTGTGTAGTATTATGATGCGAGTCATTCTGCACACATGACATCTATTGCACTCTTTCTTTCAGTTGTGAGTATGTTCTGGATTCAGCTCGGTTACACTGACATAGGAGACTTCCTGCTTCAGTGTAATGAATCCATCTGTGACTGCTACCGTCTGATTGCTcgtctcttcctctttcaggCATTTGATCATCGAGAACTTCATCCCcttggaggagaagaacaaaataGTCAGCAGGGCTTACTTTGATGAGGAGGACGAATACTGGAAAACGAAGCCCATCACGCGCTTAGAGGAGTAAGTCAGAATCACCCTAACACGCTTTATTCCGTTACATGTTGCATCCAGTGAGAAGAATAGTTCAAAgcgttaataataataagcgcTTGAATATTTCATgccttttaaatcaaataagtaTAGGTCTGTTACAGTTATTCACTTAATCTATGTTTGTAATATTAGCCTTTTGTAGCTGGGAAATGTCGCTGTTGCCATGTCTCGATTTGTTGTTGGCCCATATATAGTAAAATATCCAAaggaattatttatttctgcatttctAGTTACCCATGTCTGATAATGTTGTATTGTGAACAATTAATCTAATTTAAATTGACAGGAGTGGACCTAATGATGGGTGTGATGTGTAATCTTTATGAATTGTAGTTTCTGAGTAATGGCAGAACCACTGTGATACATTGAGATGTCATCTTCCCACAAAGCTGTTCACACTGTTGTTCTCTGTGTGTCCGCCTCAGTAACCATCAGATGATGAGCAGGCCTTTGTCCACGGTCGGCTACAGGAGGCCTCTCAGCCACCATGCTCGCATGGCCATGATTATGAGGCCTGAGATGAGATACAAAGTAAGCTAAATGTACATGGATTCACACATCGAAAGTCTTGATGCAAAACCAAGCAGTGGAGGGTGGACAGTGTAGGTCCAGGTGAACCAAACATTACAGTGAATATTGCTATAATGCACAGGAGTCCAGAATTCCAACCTCCTGCTCTGGAAAGTGAAGCCAGCGCTGAAGCTTCTGAACTTGCATTCTCTCTGCTGTCCAtgagggggcgactcctttgattgtatagaagtctgtgagaaaatgactctaatTCTCTCTTACTAGACGTGGGTTTATGGTGTCAATCTAGTTCAAtagagcatgatgttcattgaACTAGACGTCCCGTCGGATGGGTGAGGGGGCGCTGGTGCTCTCTGTCTGCATCCCCCTAAAATGAGTCCTTGCCCCTGATATTCACAATATACACAACACTGATAGGAgttcattttttaacaaatctaATGTGCTGGGATTGACTTAATTatctgtgctctttttttttttttaggccgaAAACATCATGATGCTGGACATGGACCTGCCTGCTCGGACCACCAAAGAATATCAGGAGCCGGTTATCGCCCCTAAGGTGGCGGCAGCTCTGGAGAGCGCTCTAAAGGATGAGGATGAGATCCAGGTGGATGCCTCGGGCTTCCACAGCAGCTTGGGATCAGCCCCGCCTGCAGGCGCCAGTCTCAAGAAACCAAAGTCCAGGTGAGGCTAACGGTCCCTGTGATGTGgcaaataaatctttttttaatgggttTTCGCAGCTAAATCAATTTTACACCCTGGAGATACAAGAATAAATACAGATTTAGTGAAGTTCTGTGCAGTAAATAAAACGTCTtctgctctcaccctctcttcATTGCTCTCTCTTACCCAGTCGACCGAGAACCGGCAAGAAGTCGAGCACCCCCACCTCTCCTTACAGCCCCTCAAGTCCCGGATCCCCTCTCTACCCACAATCCCGCGGCCTGGTGCCCAAGTGACGACTTCTACAACTGCGATCACCGACCCGACCTCTTTCGTGCACTGTTTCACTTTGGgtcccttttttaattttctaactCTAATGCTGCTTAGTAGGTTTTAACTGTACGCACGCCACCATTGGCTGCTGAACCTGAGTCACGAGCCACGCATGAAGGCCTCCcatcgcacccccccccccccccccccggctcctccCTTCGGCTCTAAGCCACGGATGTGTGTGCTGCTGGAGTCACTACACTCGATCGATTGTTGTTTAACGGAAACCAACCGGACCAAACTATTTTCTGTATGATTCACGTTTCAAATTGGTTTGTGTTCTAGTCCAGAAAATCAGAAGAGAACCATTCTTCAACAATAGCCTCCCTCGAGCAGCTCACCAGGTCAAATCTGTGCACAAGACCCTTTTCCAACCTGGAGGCGCGGCAGTCGATGCAGATACACATcttatgtttgtgtttatgcATAGATATTATACATTCTAGTCACAATGATCTTAATGTACAGAAAACAATGGACTGCGATGTGTGCGCTGGTTTTTGTCTTAAAGGAATCCTTCCACATTTTTggaaacaagaaaaacatgCAGCGCAGCGCCTCCAGAATACTTTCCACGCGTCTTGTTGGGGGAGATCTGGTGGCTCCAGCCCCCCGACCCCCCAGGCAATCACCACCAAGTCGCCGCATCTCCTGAGATGTAGAACTTGTGGGTTTCTCACCGCATGATTGTAAATGAACAAAGGAGTTGTCCAAAAGCAGACCTCCACCCAGTTACACCCACCCACTATGGACACATTGTAGGGGGCGGGACACAGCAGAGACCTCCCTAATGGATCAGCTCCTACCAACACCCTCGTTCTCCAGAGCTCCTGTTGCTGGAATGATTCATCAGGGTTCCAAGGTGCCTTAACCTGTGTCGCTTAATCGCTGCTCCTTTTAATTCCAagtgcgtgcacgcacacacacactctcggcCTTTCTTACCAAACCTCATTTTAGATGGGGTGGCACTCGTGCAGCGCCTCGTTCACACACAGCATTCCACCAAATCTGGCTTTTCTGGCTGCGCGCTGCGGAGGTCTCTGTGCAGCGCTGTGCCCCGAGAGTCGAGTGGACTCAGCTTTCTTGAccacctgtgcgtgtgtgtgagcgaccCTGCAGGGCTTTGCAGCCCACTGTGACATTTGAAATGGCCTCGGAAATTATCTGAAAGGTGAGACTGGTGTCTGTGCACATAGGAGCAGTCTGGCCGCTTGGGTATAAGACTTTCAACTAAAGCTGGAGTGGTGCTGGCTGACCCGTGTCGGCACACCTCTGCTTTATTGACTCGACGATTGTTCATCCTAACTCACTTTTAcagatgtataaaaaaaaacataatttatgatcttttgtttttatattcagATGTAGATATAATTTTCTAATCCATTTGTTCTTTGTTGAAATAGTTTTATATTTTGAGTTTGATAATTTAATGTTCTGATTCCCTCTTTTTATATGTACTCTTCTATTGTATCCAGTACTGGCTTTCATGTATTCACTCCACGGTCTAATATTTCCATGTTCACTGTGCATGTAATGTCATAAACACAAACCTAAGCCATAGATTAAGGCCTCGCGTCCCTTATGCCTGCCGCATGACCAGCTGGAGCCCGTTAGGTTGTGAGAGCTCACTCAGAGGAGCAAAATGTGAATTTCAATCCCTATGCGTCTGTATCCCATAGCAACAACACTGGATCTAAACTCCACATCAAGGACTTTTTGTGACCAACCTTCTACTTGTGTGCACACGCATTTGTTTAGTTTCTTTCAATGATTAAAGACAATTCAATGAGAACAAGATGGTTATGTGTCCTCtctggtgagggagggggggttcagTGGAAATACACTTATGAAAatgcactttttcttttttaaaagcttcCACAGCTgtagcaatgttttttttctcaaaattgtTATTGCCAAAATCACAATTATGAGATTTTTTTAAAACGATTGTAAAGGTAATGCAATTGTTTCATTAATTTTATCCACGGGCATTTAGTCTTTATTGTAAATGAATTGGACCCAAAGCACCAGTGTAGGGGAAGGGATTCTGTAACCATGAatacagtatacagtatatcaaAGGATTAGAAGCACCAGATTAATCAAACATATCACCTCTTATCCCATCTGATCTGATCTGACTGGCCAATATCTGCATTTATTCTTCATTTATACTATGACTtgtagtattttcttttttctttgacctttttaagttatttaacATACTACGATGGctacttattattttttttaaatactgttttATTACACACTAATTATTGGCATAggactttttttctgcattttacaCTTGATTAATTGCTCCTACTATTCAAAATTGTGGTCTAATTTCCAGAAAATCTGTTGGAAACCTGGCTGgtgattgtttttatatttctacTTAATGTCAACAAAGTAAGAAGTCATCTGATTTGCGAATTTCAAGGTATTTCGTTAT
This sequence is a window from Pungitius pungitius chromosome 1, fPunPun2.1, whole genome shotgun sequence. Protein-coding genes within it:
- the kif3b gene encoding kinesin-like protein KIF3B — translated: MSKSKSSESVKVVVRCRPMNEKELAANFQSVVGVDVKLGQIVVRNPREALAGEHPKVFTFDSVYDWNSKQIDLYDETFRPLVDSVLLGFNGTIFAYGQTGTGKTYTMEGVRNDIEKRGVIPNSFEHIFTHISRSQNQQYLVRASYLEIYQEEIKDLLSKDQTRRLELRERPDTGVYVKDLSSFVTKSVREIEHVMNVGNQNRSVGATNMNEHSSRSHAIFVITVECSELDDDGENHIRVGKLNLVDLAGSERQTKTGAQGERLKEATKINLSLSALGNVISSLVDGRSSHIPYRDSKLTRLLQDSLGGNARTVMVANIGPASYNVEETLTTLRYSNRAKNIKNKPHINEDPKDALLREFQEEIARLKEQLQKRSGRKKKRRGRRRDGSDGEDLEDGETEEDNEDGDDKGVYWREQQEKLERERKAIMEDHSLVAEEKVLLLKEKEKKMEDLKKEREAGEMLSAKVKAMESKLLVGGKNIVDHTNEQQKMLELRRQEIAEQKRREREMQQQMDNRDEETLELKETYSSLQQEVDIKTKKLKKLFAKLQAVKAEIHDIQEAHINERQELEQTQNELTRDLKLKHLIIENFIPLEEKNKIVSRAYFDEEDEYWKTKPITRLEDNHQMMSRPLSTVGYRRPLSHHARMAMIMRPEMRYKAENIMMLDMDLPARTTKEYQEPVIAPKVAAALESALKDEDEIQVDASGFHSSLGSAPPAGASLKKPKSSRPRTGKKSSTPTSPYSPSSPGSPLYPQSRGLVPK